The Papio anubis isolate 15944 chromosome 1, Panubis1.0, whole genome shotgun sequence genome window below encodes:
- the ABL2 gene encoding tyrosine-protein kinase ABL2 isoform X6 — MPFCRKDEEALHRPYGCDVEPQALNEAIRWSSKENLLGATESDPNLFVALYDFVASGDNTLSITKGEKLRVLGYNQNGEWSEVRSKNGQGWVPSNYITPVNSLEKHSWYHGPVSRSAAEYLLSSLINGSFLVRESESSPGQLSISLRYEGRVYHYRINTTADGKVYVTAESRFSTLAELVHHHSTVADGLVTTLHYPAPKCNKPTVYGVSPIHDKWEMERTDITMKHKLGGGQYGEVYVGVWKKYSLTVAVKTLKEDTMEVEEFLKEAAVMKEIKHPNLVQLLGVCTLEPPFYIVTEYMPYGNLLDYLRECNREEVTAVVLLYMATQISSAMEYLEKKNFIHRDLAARNCLVGENHVVKVADFGLSRLMTGDTYTAHAGAKFPIKWTAPESLAYNTFSIKSDVWAFGVLLWEIATYGMSPYPGIDLSQVYDLLEKGYRMEQPEGCPPKVYELMRACWKWSPADRPSFAETHQAFETMFHDSSISEEVAEELGRAASSSSVVPYLPRLPILPSKTRTLKKQVENKENIEGAQDATENSASSLAPGFVRGAQASSGSPALPRKQRDKSPSSLLEDAKETCFTRDRKGGFFSSFMKKRNAPTPPKRSSSFREMENQPHKKYELTGNFSSVASLQHADGFSFTPAQQEANLVPPKCYGGSFAQRNLCNDDGGGGGGSGTAGGGWSGITGFFTPRLIKKTLGLRAGKPTASDDTSKPFPRSNSTSSMSSGLPEQDRMAMTLPRNCQRSKLQLERTVSTSSQPEENVDRANDMLPKKSEEGAAPSRERPKAKLLPRGATALPLRTPSGDLAITEKDPPGVGMAGVAAAPKGKEKNGGARLGMAGVLEDGEQPGWPSPAKAAPVLPTTHNHKVPVLISPTLKHTPADVQLIGTDSQGNKFKLLSEHQVTSSGDKDRPRRVKPKCAPPPPPVMRLLQHPSICSDPTEEPTAPTAGQSTSETQEGGKKAALGAVPVSGKAGRPVMPPPQVPLPTSSISPAKMANGTAGTKVALRKTKQAAEKISADKISKEALLECADLLSSAITEPVPNSQLVDTGHQLLDYCSGYVDCIPQTRNKFAFREAVSKLELSLQELQVSSAAAGVPGANPVLNNLLSCVQEISDVVQR; from the exons AAGCTTTGCATCGTCCCTATGGTTGTGATGTTGAACCCCAGGCACTAAATGAAGCTATCAGGTGGAGCTCCAAGGAGAACTTGCTCGGAGCCACCGAGAGTGACCCTAATCTCTTTGTTGCACTTTATGATTTTGTAGCAAGTGGTGATAACACACTCAGCATCACTAAAG GTGAAAAGCTACGAGTTCTTGGTTACAACCAGAATGGCGAGTGGAGTGAAGTTCGCTCTAAGAATGGGCAGGGCTGGGTGCCAAGCAACTACATCACCCCAGTGAACAGCCTGGAAAAACACTCCTGGTACCACGGACCTGTGTCACGCAGTGCAGCTGAGTATCTGCTCAGCAGTCTCATCAATGGCAGCTTCCTGGTGCGAGAAAGTGAGAGTAGCCCTGGGCAGCTGTCCATCTCGCTCAGGTACGAGGGACGTGTGTATCACTACAGGATTAACACCACTGCAGATGGCAAG GTATATGTGACTGCTGAGAGCCGCTTCAGCACCTTGGCAGAGCTTGTACACCATCACTCCACAGTGGCTGATGGGCTGGTGACAACATTACACTACCCAGCACCCAAGTGTAATAAGCCTACGGTCTATGGTGTGTCCCCCATCCACGACAAATGGGAAATGGAACGAACGGATATTACCATGAAGCACAAACTTGGGGGCGGTCAGTATGGAGAGGTTTACGTTGGCGTCTGGAAGAAATACAGCCTTACGGTTGCTGTGAAAACATTGAAG GAAGATACCATGGAGGTAGAAGAGTTCCTAAAAGAAGCTGCAGTAATGAAGGAAATCAAGCATCCTAATCTGGTACAACTTTTAG GTGTCTGTACTTTGGAGCCACCATTTTACATTGTGACTGAATACATGCCATATGGGAATTTGCTGGATTACCTCCGAGAATGCAACCGAGAAGAGGTGACTGCAGTTGTGCTTCTCTACATGGCCACTCAGATTTCTTCTGCAATGGAGTACTTAGAGAAGAAGAATTTCATCCATAG AGATCTTGCAGCTCGTAACTGCCTAGTGGGAGAAAACCATGTGGTAAAAGTGGCTGACTTTGGCTTAAGTAGATTGATGACTGGAGACACTTATACTGCTCATGCTGGAGCCAAATTTCCTATTAAGTGGACAGCACCAGAGAGTCTTGCCTACAATACCTTCTCAATTAAATCTGACGTCTGGG CTTTTGGGGTACTGTTGTGGGAAATTGCTACCTATGGAATGTCACCGTATCCAGGTATTGACCTGTCTCAGGTCTATGACCTACTAGAAAAAGGATATCGAATGGAACAGCCTGAGGGATGCCCCCCTAAGGTTTATGAACTTATGAGAGCAT gctggaagTGGAGCCCTGCCGATAGGCCCTCTTTTGCTGAAACACACCAAGCTTTTGAAACCATGTTCCATGACTCCAGCATTTCTGAAG AGGTAGCTGAGGAGCTTGGGAGAGCCGCCTCCTCGTCATCTGTTGTTCCGTACCTGCCCCGGCTACCTATACTTCCTTCTAAGACTCGGACACTGAAGAAACAGGTGGAGAACAAGGAGAACATTGAAGGGGCACAGGATGCCACAGAAAATTCTGCTTCCAGTTTAGCACCAG GGTTCGTCAGAGGTGCACAGGCCTCCAGTGGATCCCCAGCACTGCCTCGAAAGCAAAGAGACAAGTCACCCAGCAGCCTCTTGGAAGATGCCAAAGAGACATGCTTCACCAGGGATAGGAAGGGGGGCTTCTTCAGCTCCTTcatgaaaaagagaaatgctCCCACACCCCCCAAACGCAGCAGCTCCTTCCGAGAAATGGAGAATCAGCCCCATAAGAAATACGAACTCACGGGTAACTTCTCATCTGTTGCTTCTCTACAGCATGCTGATGGGTTCTCTTTCACTCCTGCCCAGCAAGAGGCGAATCTGGTGCCACCCAAGTGCTATGGGGGGAGCTTTGCACAGAGGAACCTCTGTAATGACGacggtggtgggggtgggggcagtggcaCTGCTGGGGGTGGGTGGTCTGGCATCACAGGCTTCTTTACACCACGCTTAATCAAAAAGACACTGGGCTTACGAGCAGGTAAACCCACAGCCAGTGATGACACTTCCAAGCCTTTTCCAAGGTCAAACTCTACATCTTCCATGTCCTCAGGGCTTCCAGAGCAGGATAGGATGGCAATGACCCTTCCCAGGAACTGCCAGAGGTCCAAACTCCAGCTGGAAAGGACAGTGTCCACCTCTTCTCAGCCAGAAGAGAATGTGGACAGGGCCAATGACATGCTTCCAAAAAAATCAGAGGAAGGTGCTGCTCCAAGCAGGGAGAGACCAAAAGCCAAGTTATTGCCCAGAGGAGCCACAGCTCTTCCTCTCAGAACGCCCTCTGGGGATCTAGCCATTACAGAGAAGGACCCTCCAGGGGTGGGAATGGCTGGAGTGGCAGCTGCCCCCAAGGGCAAAGAGAAGAATGGTGGGGCACGACTTGGGATGGCTGGAGTTCTAGAGGATGGAGAGCAGCCAGGCTGGCCTTCTCCAGCCAAGGCTGCCCCCGTCCTCCCAACCACTCACAACCACAAAGTGCCAGTCCTTATCTCACCCACTCTGAAACACACTCCAGCTGACGTGCAGCTCATTGGCACAGACTCTCAGGGGAATAAATTCAAGCTCTTATCTGAGCATCAGGTCACATCCTCTGGAGACAAGGACCGACCCCGACGGGTAAAACCAAAGtgtgccccacccccaccaccagtGATGAGACTACTGCAGCATCCGTCCATCTGCTCAGACCCTACAGAAGAGCCGACTGCCCCGACTGCAGGACAGTCCACGTCAGAAacacaggaaggaggaaagaaggcagcTCTGGGTGCAGTGCCCGTCAGTGGGAAAGCTGGGAGGCCAGTGATGCCTCCACCTCAAGTGCCTCTGCCCACATCGTCCATCTCGCCAGCCAAAATGGCCAACGGCACAGCAGGTACTAAAGTGGCTCTGAGAAAAACCAAACAGGCCGCTGAGAAAATCTCAGCAGACAAAATCAGCAAAGAGGCCCTGCTGGAATGTGCTGACCTACTGTCCAGTGCAATCACGGAACCTGTGCCCAACAGCCAGCTGGTAGACACTGGACACCAGCTGCTCGACTACTGCTCAGGCTATGTGGACTGCATCCCTCAGACTCGCAACAAATTTGCCTTCCGAGAGGCTGTGAGCAAACTGGAACTAAGCCTGCAGGAGCTACAGGTGTCTTCAGCAGCTGCTGGTGTGCCCGGGGCAAACCCTGTCCTTAATAACTTATTGTCATGTGTACAGGAAATCAGTGATGTGGTGCAGAGGTAG
- the ABL2 gene encoding tyrosine-protein kinase ABL2 isoform X8, protein MVLGTVLLPPNSYGRDQDTSLCCLCTEASESTLPDMTDHFASCVEDGFEGDKTGGSSPEALHRPYGCDVEPQALNEAIRWSSKENLLGATESDPNLFVALYDFVASGDNTLSITKGEKLRVLGYNQNGEWSEVRSKNGQGWVPSNYITPVNSLEKHSWYHGPVSRSAAEYLLSSLINGSFLVRESESSPGQLSISLRYEGRVYHYRINTTADGKVYVTAESRFSTLAELVHHHSTVADGLVTTLHYPAPKCNKPTVYGVSPIHDKWEMERTDITMKHKLGGGQYGEVYVGVWKKYSLTVAVKTLKEDTMEVEEFLKEAAVMKEIKHPNLVQLLGVCTLEPPFYIVTEYMPYGNLLDYLRECNREEVTAVVLLYMATQISSAMEYLEKKNFIHRDLAARNCLVGENHVVKVADFGLSRLMTGDTYTAHAGAKFPIKWTAPESLAYNTFSIKSDVWAFGVLLWEIATYGMSPYPGIDLSQVYDLLEKGYRMEQPEGCPPKVYELMRACWKWSPADRPSFAETHQAFETMFHDSSISEEVAEELGRAASSSSVVPYLPRLPILPSKTRTLKKQVENKENIEGAQDATENSASSLAPGFVRGAQASSGSPALPRKQRDKSPSSLLEDAKETCFTRDRKGGFFSSFMKKRNAPTPPKRSSSFREMENQPHKKYELTGLPEQDRMAMTLPRNCQRSKLQLERTVSTSSQPEENVDRANDMLPKKSEEGAAPSRERPKAKLLPRGATALPLRTPSGDLAITEKDPPGVGMAGVAAAPKGKEKNGGARLGMAGVLEDGEQPGWPSPAKAAPVLPTTHNHKVPVLISPTLKHTPADVQLIGTDSQGNKFKLLSEHQVTSSGDKDRPRRVKPKCAPPPPPVMRLLQHPSICSDPTEEPTAPTAGQSTSETQEGGKKAALGAVPVSGKAGRPVMPPPQVPLPTSSISPAKMANGTAGTKVALRKTKQAAEKISADKISKEALLECADLLSSAITEPVPNSQLVDTGHQLLDYCSGYVDCIPQTRNKFAFREAVSKLELSLQELQVSSAAAGVPGANPVLNNLLSCVQEISDVVQR, encoded by the exons AAGCTTTGCATCGTCCCTATGGTTGTGATGTTGAACCCCAGGCACTAAATGAAGCTATCAGGTGGAGCTCCAAGGAGAACTTGCTCGGAGCCACCGAGAGTGACCCTAATCTCTTTGTTGCACTTTATGATTTTGTAGCAAGTGGTGATAACACACTCAGCATCACTAAAG GTGAAAAGCTACGAGTTCTTGGTTACAACCAGAATGGCGAGTGGAGTGAAGTTCGCTCTAAGAATGGGCAGGGCTGGGTGCCAAGCAACTACATCACCCCAGTGAACAGCCTGGAAAAACACTCCTGGTACCACGGACCTGTGTCACGCAGTGCAGCTGAGTATCTGCTCAGCAGTCTCATCAATGGCAGCTTCCTGGTGCGAGAAAGTGAGAGTAGCCCTGGGCAGCTGTCCATCTCGCTCAGGTACGAGGGACGTGTGTATCACTACAGGATTAACACCACTGCAGATGGCAAG GTATATGTGACTGCTGAGAGCCGCTTCAGCACCTTGGCAGAGCTTGTACACCATCACTCCACAGTGGCTGATGGGCTGGTGACAACATTACACTACCCAGCACCCAAGTGTAATAAGCCTACGGTCTATGGTGTGTCCCCCATCCACGACAAATGGGAAATGGAACGAACGGATATTACCATGAAGCACAAACTTGGGGGCGGTCAGTATGGAGAGGTTTACGTTGGCGTCTGGAAGAAATACAGCCTTACGGTTGCTGTGAAAACATTGAAG GAAGATACCATGGAGGTAGAAGAGTTCCTAAAAGAAGCTGCAGTAATGAAGGAAATCAAGCATCCTAATCTGGTACAACTTTTAG GTGTCTGTACTTTGGAGCCACCATTTTACATTGTGACTGAATACATGCCATATGGGAATTTGCTGGATTACCTCCGAGAATGCAACCGAGAAGAGGTGACTGCAGTTGTGCTTCTCTACATGGCCACTCAGATTTCTTCTGCAATGGAGTACTTAGAGAAGAAGAATTTCATCCATAG AGATCTTGCAGCTCGTAACTGCCTAGTGGGAGAAAACCATGTGGTAAAAGTGGCTGACTTTGGCTTAAGTAGATTGATGACTGGAGACACTTATACTGCTCATGCTGGAGCCAAATTTCCTATTAAGTGGACAGCACCAGAGAGTCTTGCCTACAATACCTTCTCAATTAAATCTGACGTCTGGG CTTTTGGGGTACTGTTGTGGGAAATTGCTACCTATGGAATGTCACCGTATCCAGGTATTGACCTGTCTCAGGTCTATGACCTACTAGAAAAAGGATATCGAATGGAACAGCCTGAGGGATGCCCCCCTAAGGTTTATGAACTTATGAGAGCAT gctggaagTGGAGCCCTGCCGATAGGCCCTCTTTTGCTGAAACACACCAAGCTTTTGAAACCATGTTCCATGACTCCAGCATTTCTGAAG AGGTAGCTGAGGAGCTTGGGAGAGCCGCCTCCTCGTCATCTGTTGTTCCGTACCTGCCCCGGCTACCTATACTTCCTTCTAAGACTCGGACACTGAAGAAACAGGTGGAGAACAAGGAGAACATTGAAGGGGCACAGGATGCCACAGAAAATTCTGCTTCCAGTTTAGCACCAG GGTTCGTCAGAGGTGCACAGGCCTCCAGTGGATCCCCAGCACTGCCTCGAAAGCAAAGAGACAAGTCACCCAGCAGCCTCTTGGAAGATGCCAAAGAGACATGCTTCACCAGGGATAGGAAGGGGGGCTTCTTCAGCTCCTTcatgaaaaagagaaatgctCCCACACCCCCCAAACGCAGCAGCTCCTTCCGAGAAATGGAGAATCAGCCCCATAAGAAATACGAACTCACGG GGCTTCCAGAGCAGGATAGGATGGCAATGACCCTTCCCAGGAACTGCCAGAGGTCCAAACTCCAGCTGGAAAGGACAGTGTCCACCTCTTCTCAGCCAGAAGAGAATGTGGACAGGGCCAATGACATGCTTCCAAAAAAATCAGAGGAAGGTGCTGCTCCAAGCAGGGAGAGACCAAAAGCCAAGTTATTGCCCAGAGGAGCCACAGCTCTTCCTCTCAGAACGCCCTCTGGGGATCTAGCCATTACAGAGAAGGACCCTCCAGGGGTGGGAATGGCTGGAGTGGCAGCTGCCCCCAAGGGCAAAGAGAAGAATGGTGGGGCACGACTTGGGATGGCTGGAGTTCTAGAGGATGGAGAGCAGCCAGGCTGGCCTTCTCCAGCCAAGGCTGCCCCCGTCCTCCCAACCACTCACAACCACAAAGTGCCAGTCCTTATCTCACCCACTCTGAAACACACTCCAGCTGACGTGCAGCTCATTGGCACAGACTCTCAGGGGAATAAATTCAAGCTCTTATCTGAGCATCAGGTCACATCCTCTGGAGACAAGGACCGACCCCGACGGGTAAAACCAAAGtgtgccccacccccaccaccagtGATGAGACTACTGCAGCATCCGTCCATCTGCTCAGACCCTACAGAAGAGCCGACTGCCCCGACTGCAGGACAGTCCACGTCAGAAacacaggaaggaggaaagaaggcagcTCTGGGTGCAGTGCCCGTCAGTGGGAAAGCTGGGAGGCCAGTGATGCCTCCACCTCAAGTGCCTCTGCCCACATCGTCCATCTCGCCAGCCAAAATGGCCAACGGCACAGCAGGTACTAAAGTGGCTCTGAGAAAAACCAAACAGGCCGCTGAGAAAATCTCAGCAGACAAAATCAGCAAAGAGGCCCTGCTGGAATGTGCTGACCTACTGTCCAGTGCAATCACGGAACCTGTGCCCAACAGCCAGCTGGTAGACACTGGACACCAGCTGCTCGACTACTGCTCAGGCTATGTGGACTGCATCCCTCAGACTCGCAACAAATTTGCCTTCCGAGAGGCTGTGAGCAAACTGGAACTAAGCCTGCAGGAGCTACAGGTGTCTTCAGCAGCTGCTGGTGTGCCCGGGGCAAACCCTGTCCTTAATAACTTATTGTCATGTGTACAGGAAATCAGTGATGTGGTGCAGAGGTAG
- the ABL2 gene encoding tyrosine-protein kinase ABL2 isoform X4, with protein sequence MVLGTVLLPPNSYGRDQDTSLCCLCTEASESTLPDMTEALHRPYGCDVEPQALNEAIRWSSKENLLGATESDPNLFVALYDFVASGDNTLSITKGEKLRVLGYNQNGEWSEVRSKNGQGWVPSNYITPVNSLEKHSWYHGPVSRSAAEYLLSSLINGSFLVRESESSPGQLSISLRYEGRVYHYRINTTADGKVYVTAESRFSTLAELVHHHSTVADGLVTTLHYPAPKCNKPTVYGVSPIHDKWEMERTDITMKHKLGGGQYGEVYVGVWKKYSLTVAVKTLKEDTMEVEEFLKEAAVMKEIKHPNLVQLLGVCTLEPPFYIVTEYMPYGNLLDYLRECNREEVTAVVLLYMATQISSAMEYLEKKNFIHRDLAARNCLVGENHVVKVADFGLSRLMTGDTYTAHAGAKFPIKWTAPESLAYNTFSIKSDVWAFGVLLWEIATYGMSPYPGIDLSQVYDLLEKGYRMEQPEGCPPKVYELMRACWKWSPADRPSFAETHQAFETMFHDSSISEEVAEELGRAASSSSVVPYLPRLPILPSKTRTLKKQVENKENIEGAQDATENSASSLAPGFVRGAQASSGSPALPRKQRDKSPSSLLEDAKETCFTRDRKGGFFSSFMKKRNAPTPPKRSSSFREMENQPHKKYELTGNFSSVASLQHADGFSFTPAQQEANLVPPKCYGGSFAQRNLCNDDGGGGGGSGTAGGGWSGITGFFTPRLIKKTLGLRAGKPTASDDTSKPFPRSNSTSSMSSGLPEQDRMAMTLPRNCQRSKLQLERTVSTSSQPEENVDRANDMLPKKSEEGAAPSRERPKAKLLPRGATALPLRTPSGDLAITEKDPPGVGMAGVAAAPKGKEKNGGARLGMAGVLEDGEQPGWPSPAKAAPVLPTTHNHKVPVLISPTLKHTPADVQLIGTDSQGNKFKLLSEHQVTSSGDKDRPRRVKPKCAPPPPPVMRLLQHPSICSDPTEEPTAPTAGQSTSETQEGGKKAALGAVPVSGKAGRPVMPPPQVPLPTSSISPAKMANGTAGTKVALRKTKQAAEKISADKISKEALLECADLLSSAITEPVPNSQLVDTGHQLLDYCSGYVDCIPQTRNKFAFREAVSKLELSLQELQVSSAAAGVPGANPVLNNLLSCVQEISDVVQR encoded by the exons AAGCTTTGCATCGTCCCTATGGTTGTGATGTTGAACCCCAGGCACTAAATGAAGCTATCAGGTGGAGCTCCAAGGAGAACTTGCTCGGAGCCACCGAGAGTGACCCTAATCTCTTTGTTGCACTTTATGATTTTGTAGCAAGTGGTGATAACACACTCAGCATCACTAAAG GTGAAAAGCTACGAGTTCTTGGTTACAACCAGAATGGCGAGTGGAGTGAAGTTCGCTCTAAGAATGGGCAGGGCTGGGTGCCAAGCAACTACATCACCCCAGTGAACAGCCTGGAAAAACACTCCTGGTACCACGGACCTGTGTCACGCAGTGCAGCTGAGTATCTGCTCAGCAGTCTCATCAATGGCAGCTTCCTGGTGCGAGAAAGTGAGAGTAGCCCTGGGCAGCTGTCCATCTCGCTCAGGTACGAGGGACGTGTGTATCACTACAGGATTAACACCACTGCAGATGGCAAG GTATATGTGACTGCTGAGAGCCGCTTCAGCACCTTGGCAGAGCTTGTACACCATCACTCCACAGTGGCTGATGGGCTGGTGACAACATTACACTACCCAGCACCCAAGTGTAATAAGCCTACGGTCTATGGTGTGTCCCCCATCCACGACAAATGGGAAATGGAACGAACGGATATTACCATGAAGCACAAACTTGGGGGCGGTCAGTATGGAGAGGTTTACGTTGGCGTCTGGAAGAAATACAGCCTTACGGTTGCTGTGAAAACATTGAAG GAAGATACCATGGAGGTAGAAGAGTTCCTAAAAGAAGCTGCAGTAATGAAGGAAATCAAGCATCCTAATCTGGTACAACTTTTAG GTGTCTGTACTTTGGAGCCACCATTTTACATTGTGACTGAATACATGCCATATGGGAATTTGCTGGATTACCTCCGAGAATGCAACCGAGAAGAGGTGACTGCAGTTGTGCTTCTCTACATGGCCACTCAGATTTCTTCTGCAATGGAGTACTTAGAGAAGAAGAATTTCATCCATAG AGATCTTGCAGCTCGTAACTGCCTAGTGGGAGAAAACCATGTGGTAAAAGTGGCTGACTTTGGCTTAAGTAGATTGATGACTGGAGACACTTATACTGCTCATGCTGGAGCCAAATTTCCTATTAAGTGGACAGCACCAGAGAGTCTTGCCTACAATACCTTCTCAATTAAATCTGACGTCTGGG CTTTTGGGGTACTGTTGTGGGAAATTGCTACCTATGGAATGTCACCGTATCCAGGTATTGACCTGTCTCAGGTCTATGACCTACTAGAAAAAGGATATCGAATGGAACAGCCTGAGGGATGCCCCCCTAAGGTTTATGAACTTATGAGAGCAT gctggaagTGGAGCCCTGCCGATAGGCCCTCTTTTGCTGAAACACACCAAGCTTTTGAAACCATGTTCCATGACTCCAGCATTTCTGAAG AGGTAGCTGAGGAGCTTGGGAGAGCCGCCTCCTCGTCATCTGTTGTTCCGTACCTGCCCCGGCTACCTATACTTCCTTCTAAGACTCGGACACTGAAGAAACAGGTGGAGAACAAGGAGAACATTGAAGGGGCACAGGATGCCACAGAAAATTCTGCTTCCAGTTTAGCACCAG GGTTCGTCAGAGGTGCACAGGCCTCCAGTGGATCCCCAGCACTGCCTCGAAAGCAAAGAGACAAGTCACCCAGCAGCCTCTTGGAAGATGCCAAAGAGACATGCTTCACCAGGGATAGGAAGGGGGGCTTCTTCAGCTCCTTcatgaaaaagagaaatgctCCCACACCCCCCAAACGCAGCAGCTCCTTCCGAGAAATGGAGAATCAGCCCCATAAGAAATACGAACTCACGGGTAACTTCTCATCTGTTGCTTCTCTACAGCATGCTGATGGGTTCTCTTTCACTCCTGCCCAGCAAGAGGCGAATCTGGTGCCACCCAAGTGCTATGGGGGGAGCTTTGCACAGAGGAACCTCTGTAATGACGacggtggtgggggtgggggcagtggcaCTGCTGGGGGTGGGTGGTCTGGCATCACAGGCTTCTTTACACCACGCTTAATCAAAAAGACACTGGGCTTACGAGCAGGTAAACCCACAGCCAGTGATGACACTTCCAAGCCTTTTCCAAGGTCAAACTCTACATCTTCCATGTCCTCAGGGCTTCCAGAGCAGGATAGGATGGCAATGACCCTTCCCAGGAACTGCCAGAGGTCCAAACTCCAGCTGGAAAGGACAGTGTCCACCTCTTCTCAGCCAGAAGAGAATGTGGACAGGGCCAATGACATGCTTCCAAAAAAATCAGAGGAAGGTGCTGCTCCAAGCAGGGAGAGACCAAAAGCCAAGTTATTGCCCAGAGGAGCCACAGCTCTTCCTCTCAGAACGCCCTCTGGGGATCTAGCCATTACAGAGAAGGACCCTCCAGGGGTGGGAATGGCTGGAGTGGCAGCTGCCCCCAAGGGCAAAGAGAAGAATGGTGGGGCACGACTTGGGATGGCTGGAGTTCTAGAGGATGGAGAGCAGCCAGGCTGGCCTTCTCCAGCCAAGGCTGCCCCCGTCCTCCCAACCACTCACAACCACAAAGTGCCAGTCCTTATCTCACCCACTCTGAAACACACTCCAGCTGACGTGCAGCTCATTGGCACAGACTCTCAGGGGAATAAATTCAAGCTCTTATCTGAGCATCAGGTCACATCCTCTGGAGACAAGGACCGACCCCGACGGGTAAAACCAAAGtgtgccccacccccaccaccagtGATGAGACTACTGCAGCATCCGTCCATCTGCTCAGACCCTACAGAAGAGCCGACTGCCCCGACTGCAGGACAGTCCACGTCAGAAacacaggaaggaggaaagaaggcagcTCTGGGTGCAGTGCCCGTCAGTGGGAAAGCTGGGAGGCCAGTGATGCCTCCACCTCAAGTGCCTCTGCCCACATCGTCCATCTCGCCAGCCAAAATGGCCAACGGCACAGCAGGTACTAAAGTGGCTCTGAGAAAAACCAAACAGGCCGCTGAGAAAATCTCAGCAGACAAAATCAGCAAAGAGGCCCTGCTGGAATGTGCTGACCTACTGTCCAGTGCAATCACGGAACCTGTGCCCAACAGCCAGCTGGTAGACACTGGACACCAGCTGCTCGACTACTGCTCAGGCTATGTGGACTGCATCCCTCAGACTCGCAACAAATTTGCCTTCCGAGAGGCTGTGAGCAAACTGGAACTAAGCCTGCAGGAGCTACAGGTGTCTTCAGCAGCTGCTGGTGTGCCCGGGGCAAACCCTGTCCTTAATAACTTATTGTCATGTGTACAGGAAATCAGTGATGTGGTGCAGAGGTAG